Within Lagopus muta isolate bLagMut1 chromosome 1, bLagMut1 primary, whole genome shotgun sequence, the genomic segment GTAcaggtttatttcattttgtcagCATTGTCCCTAAGCCCTTAACATAACAAAGTCCACGTCTGTGTTTGGAGGATGAAGATGTTCCTTTCATTATCTTGGCAAGATGAAGGTGAAAGTATCCATGTATGCTGTGAACAAGAGATGGTTCCCTTGGGCCCTCTTCACCAGAGGTTTGACAGTGACCAGGATAATCCTGGGACTTCTGGAAATCCCAACCCTGACACTTGCAAACATAGGATCATTTAGGGTGAGAGATAACAGCCTTAAGTTGGGCTAtagaggttcaggctggatattaggaaaaatttcccctcagaaggagcagtgaggTTTTGGAACAGGCAGCCTAGTGGAGTTACAGAGTCACTGcgcctggaggtgttcaagaaccacatagatgtggcactgagggatatggttagTAAGCATGGTGGGAATGAGTTGGTGTcaaactgggtgatcttagtggtcttttccaacctgaacgaTTCTGAGGGGGTAATCACCTGAAGGCTCCATTTGTcagccctgtgcagctctgtggagTCACTGACATGAAAGGACCTTCATCTGTGCCCATGGTTCTGGTTACTCTTGCTCTGCTGGTGCATCAGAGCTCCTTGGTTAGTTTCACTTAACAAACCAAGAGCTcgtgttattttttttccctccccctgcATTAGaatcaatcatagaattgctcaggttggaaaagatttaaagatcatcaaatccaaccacaacctaaccatataccctaacaaccctctgttAAGTTGtgcccctgagcaccacatccaaagggtttttaaatgcatccagggatggtgactcaaccacctccctggggagcttattccagtgcttaacagcattttctgtgaagaagtttCTGCTGTTATCCAAACTAAACTTaccttggtgcaacttgaggccatttccccttacTCTGTTACCACTGAGAAGGGACTAACTTCTttctctcactgtaagcacctttcagatattggaagagagcaataaggtcctGTCCCTCCCTTTCCCCAGACTaagcagccccagttccttcagtctctcctcatagggcacattctccaagcccttcacaagccttgttgcctttctttgaacctgctccagcacctcaatgtcctttctgtactgaggtgcccggaactgaacacagctcttgaggtgaggcctcaccatgCTGAGtgcaggggcaggatgacttccccagtcctgctcaccactccattcctgatataagccaggatgccattggccttcttggcctccTGGGCACGCTGTTggctggctcatattcagctgactgtccatcagtacaccaaggtccatcaggcagctttccagccacttctCCCCAGacctgtagggttgcctggggttgttgtgactaAAATGCAGGACCAGACACTTGACTCTATTGAGACTCATGcagttaaccttggcccattgatccagtctatccaggtccctctgtagtgcctttctcccctcaagCAGATGGTTTTGGGAACCactccctcccagcttggtgttgtctgcaaacttactgagggtgcactcaatcccctcatcaaggtcattaataaagatgttaaatagaagcgaCCCCAGTTCCAAGCCCTGGGAGACACCGCTCATGACTGGCCACCAACTGGATTCAACTCCATTGGCTACATCTCTTTAtgcctggccatccagccagtgtttcacccagtgGAGCATACGCCTGTCCTAACTGTGGCAGCCAGCTTATCCACAagaatgttgtgggggacagtgtcaaaggctttactgaagtccaggtagaccacatcgacagccttaccttcatccactaggtgggtcaccttgtcatagaatgaaatcaggtttgtcaaacaggatctaccattcataaacccatgctgactgggcctgatcccctggttgactTTTAATTGGTCCAAGATGGCTCCTGAGATtatctgttccataaccttccccagcactgaggTGAGATTGATAGATTtgtagctaccaggatcatctttctggccctttttgaagatgggtatcacatttgccagtctctAATCCACCAGGACATCCCCGGTTATCCAGGACTGCCAACGGATGATGGAAAGTGGCTTCAACAACATCTGCCAACTCCTTCAGCACTTGAGGGTACAATCCATCCGGCCCTGTGGACTTGTGAACATCCAGCTTTCggagcaggtccaaaaccaTCTCATCGTGGACTGCGCAGGGCCTATTCTGCTCTCCATCCGTATCTACCAGTGTAAGGGGCTGTGTGCCCAGGGAGTAACAAGTCTCACTattaaagactgaagcaaagaaagcattatAAGCACCTCAGCCTTAGCCTGATCCTTGGTCACTGAcaagggatggagattctccctagccctcctcttgctgttggtatatttgtagaaatatttattgttgtcCTTTACTTTAGCAGCCAAGTCCAGTTCTAgctgggctttggcttttctaattttctccctgcattgAAGTCctttggtttgttcagcccagaggaGCTGAAAGGAGGCctgatgacagcagcagctccccacagggagcggaggggcagcgctgagctctgctctgtgtgacagataCAGGGTTTGAGGGAatagcatggagctgtgtcaggggagggcagctgggggttagggacaGGCTCTGCACCAGAGAGCGGTGGGCATGGCCCTCAGAATCAGAGTTCAGGAAGTGTTTGGTCATTGCTGTCAGAtgtagggtttgaattttgggtggtcctgtgtggtGCTGAGAGTTGGACTTGACccttacaggtcccttccaacccagggtactctgtgattctgttatgtTCACTCTATGGTTTCAAGGGCCCTGGTGACCCCCAGAAGTAGCTCAAGCCTGAAGAGCCAGCCACGAGCgccactgcagctgctgcacctATTTGGTGTTTTTGTGCAGCGAGGCTCcggagctcagctctgctgctttgctccgTGTGAAGGCAGGCTGCATGCATTTGTAACAGTAAAAATAGGTGCACTGCAGGCAGTCACTGACCTATTTAAAGGCAGGTGTGGGAGTTAAGATGAACAAGTTTTCTTCGTAGTGCTTCACAGCATATTTCCTGCTTTACTTACTTAGGCTTCTCAGTGTCCGGTGCTCGGCCAGGGCCTCGTGCCATGTAGGGAACCAGTTTCCTTCCTCAGTTGAAGTGATTAGCAGTGCTGTCAGTGGCTGAAAGGACAAAATGGCCCTCTGAGCTTGCTGCTCACCCAGTGAGAAAAGATTTTAGTTTGCCTGCCAACTGCGAGTTActtcatttttccctctacttGTGGTTTCTGTTAAGCTGCACAAGGTGTTTTTTGTCAGAGAATTTTGCATCTTATGTGAATAAGAAAGTGAAGTAATTTCCCCTGAAGATCTGTGGTGTTGTGAGCATTCATTAGTTGATGTTAGACAAGATTAAACACTAACTTTGAAAAATACCTTATGTATAGAATTTGGGAGAGTTGATGCTAAGAAGCGACTGCTGATGGATGGCAGCAAGGACAGGGCATGTGCTGTCATCTTCATGCTGGCTGTGAGCTCTTCTGGCTAGCAAGGGTGCTGGGGGACAGAAGGAGCCTATATGTGATGTATGGAGCACAAGCACTCAGAAATATTGAACTCATAAATGTACTCATTTGCCCTGGAGTCACTGCGAGGGAGACTAAATGCTGGACACTGCAATGTCACCGTCATGCAGAGTGTCTTCTGTAATAACGGAGCTACAGCAGAAAGgccatatttttctttcattttactgcAAATCTGTAAGTGAGCTCTGGAAGGCTGCTATCACTGACTAGAGGAGAAGTTGAACACTTGCTGGATTGTGCATTAGGTGGACATCTTGTTATTTTGAGGTTCTGAGCTTTTTTGGGGCACAGGTCTGAAGTGATCCTCATGTGAACTGTCCTTTTTGCCTCCTGTCTCTACCACAGCATTGCACCCCGAAGTTCAACCAGCTCACCCTTCCAATGTGAAGGTGAAGTGAAGCTGGACACAAACATCCAAGGCAGGTGGCTGGCTCCCATCTTGCAGCAATATTTGGAAAGACAATTTCTTTAAGTAATtgcagctgcagagaaggaaacgaaagtgtttctttaaatacttttctttctcccctgccccctgcatggctgcaagTGTCTAAAGACTCACTTCACTGCTTTTCTCAGAGAAGGCTATTTCTGTCGCATTGTAGATCAATTTAGGACTGTCCTATGTACAGTAAAGATAGGATGGTTCTATGGTACCTGAGTGAACTTACAGATCTCAGACACTAAAAGTGTGAGGGAGATTTCATTGTCATTGCCAAGGAGTCTGAGGGACTGCTGGCTGAAATTAGGAATTATCAAGCAAAGATAAATTGTTTGAATAATAGTACAGATCGCAATGCAAGGGCTTTAACCATTTCTTAGAAGCATGCTTATACACACAGCTGGACTTTGGGGAGCTTCCTTAACTTAATGGGCTGTTTAAGTCCAAAGAAACAGCACAACAGCATTAGAGCCACAGCTGCATCCTGAACTCCTGTCACCGTTGTTCCCAAGCACATCTGCTAAGTGTgtctgaaaaaaatccagatctTTGGCTCTCATGCTGTGGCAGTTTCTGCTGCCTTGCTTGTGTAATCCTCCTCTGCACTCTGTGGCAAACATGAGTGAACTTCAAGTCATCTCGATGAGGGTGAACCAGGTGAGTGACAGAGTTGCACTCAGGTACTGTGAACAATCAGCTCCCAGTGGTTCTTCAGAACTGGCTTTTCAGTCTCATCGCCAAATAGACCCAGACTGGCTTTCAAGTCATATTCAGTCTAGATCTGGAATGCAAGTTTGCCTCCCATAGCCTGTATTCTGCAACTGGGACAGTTGTGCAGAGCCCTTCCTTGCCTCACAGGTGCCATCATGTCTCTGGAAGAGCCTTGCAAAGTTCATGTTAGTAGAATAGCTTTTCTATGCAGAGGGGCTGCCTCCTCTCACACCTTCCTGCTGGTGTGGCACTTGGTGAGTGGCAGCCATTGGCACTGCATAAAACCAGCTCATCTGCATGCTCGGTGCTTTATGTGGCTGGCTGgatttctcttccctttgtgGGGGGATAGAAAGAAATGAGTGTTTCCCCTTTGCCTGGTCTCTGCATTTAGGTCGTCTGAAATGGGGTATGATGACCAGGGgagcctcctcctcccctcacCTCTAGTCCTGTTCTCATGCCTGCAACTAGCTCCAAGGTACACGGCTTTGCAAAGCACATCGTAGCTCTTGTTGGTTCAGTCTGAGTTCAGTCACCCGCAACCTTGCAGGTCTATTTTGAACCATTATTCAGTCTGTCCAGTATGGGGTTTTGTAtggagtttcttttctttcttctttttttcttttttttttttttcacccttgcTTCTGACATCATTTCCTGAACGCTATATTCACTGAGCTCTGTAGCCAGATCGTCTTCTCTGCATATGATGCACGGAGCTCTTTAAAATGGATTTCAActctccttttattttgcagtgtttgCTGGTGATAACAACTGTTACTGCTGGTAAGTGGGATTTTTCTTTATGAGGCTGTGGTACGGATTTGCCTAGATGAGCTGCCACCTTAATTTTAGCCTAAGATCTTTCAGTGTTCTACCAGATTTCTACAGATCAAGTAGTCTAACTACTAATGCATGTAAGGGGCAGCTAGACCAGAGtaagtatttattattaatCTTGTTATTACTTTAGTATTCTAGTGATAACTAACAATATAGTATTTTCTCAGTGCACTGTGTCTGCAAAAGCATTTCAATGGGGAACATAAGGTCCTGGTGTGCAGAACGCTGTTTGAAGGGACTGAAGAGCAATGTGGTCCTGTTCCTGCCATTTACTCATCTGGAATTTTAGAGCAGGAACTTAATCATGTGCAGGGATACTATGAGACTTAGACTAACACTGTGACAGCTTTCCTTTGGGTAACAAAGGAAGCTGTGCAAACAGCAATTGTTTCTGATACCATCTGCACCAGACCCATAGCATTGATACCCTGAGGATCTTTGTACAGACTGTCAGTGATCAGGGAAGATGATGGAGGATCATGTAAAATCTGGGGACAGACCTGCTATTGAGACGTCTGTAGGGGTGTGAATGGTGTGTGCATGACCCTAATGGTAGCTGGACAAAAAGCCAGCCTTTATAGAAAGCATAATGTCACCCTTTCTACTCCTCTGATTTTCAATTCCTGGCACCCCCAGCCCATCACTAGTGGTAGGTCCCTCTTGTCTGGGCTTTCATCTTTCTGGGAGGCTTCTGAGGATGGATTGATGGATgtgcccagctccctgcccacATTCTGTGTTCTCCTTCCAGACCCTGCTACCACGATTGGTGTGTTCAGCGGCAGCTCAGCAAAGTTTCCTGTAGGAGTTGAAAGCTTTCGGAATGTCCAAAAAATGACCTGGAATAATAATAACTGTTCCACGACTGTGAAAAATGATGCTTTGTTGGCCAAGTGTCTCCCTTCTTTTGAGAGGTGGCTGAAACTGGAGAACGGCTCTCTAGTGCTGAGGAGCGTGGAGAAAGAGGATGAAGGAACGTATGAGTTTTTTTTCAATGATACCAAAGCACTCTTTACACTAAAAGTATTTGGTAAGTGGCCTTGTTAGCAACAAATAACTTTGTGAACATGTGATTCTGGCTGGAAGCTGCTGATTTGAACTTCTTTCTAAAAGACTTCTTGAGCTTTTAGGAGTTAGAAGTACCTctggagcagcaggcacagcttcGTTAAGTCTCAGGGAGCAGTAATGATGAATGTAAGCTCAAGGTTGCTTTCACACCTATAATGTCAGTCTGTTGAGCCTTCCTTCAAGGAGCCAGTAAGTTGAGCTACAGGCTGTTTCCCCCAGTGTAAGTGACAGTAGCATGAGGGGTTTATAAAGCTGAGTCTACAGTACATAGCCATGCAGCTTAAGATTTCAGTCCATTTCCAGAACAGTATTACTGGTGACTGTCATGAATAGACTGCTTCATGTAGTCAAGAAATGGTAGTGAGAGTCCAAATGTCATTTTCTGGTTCTGTCATCTGAAATCCATGAAGAAAATTGTCTAACTCCAATGCAGTGTTAGAAAGcagcattcctttattcctcacaATACGCACTGGGCGACTTGACAAGTAAGCGCACCCTCTCAGAGTTCAGCTTCTACATTTCAACTGCTAAGACGTACGTGTGCAGTACATTGGCACaagtatttattctttttcaaggACTCATTAATATATGCCAGTGTCCCTTTGGGCATGCTCAGTGGTATCTCAGGTGGTCAAGTGCCCACCTACTTCTCCCCCCATTTTCCAGCATTCTCTTCATCACTGAGACCTTTTGGCTGCTTTTCCCCGGTTTGGAAAATTTCCATTGCTTATTAGGCCATAGTGAGCAAATCTGAAACAATACGTGTGGAATCCGAGGAAGATCTCCTTACACCTACTAGGTGCAAAAGATAAAAGTGTTCTATTAAGACTCCAGTGCTTCCTGTGAGGCAAAATTATTGAGgcaaaagataaaagtattCTATTATGTCCTCAGTACAAAATTATTGAGGTAAACAAGACTGTTCACCCACTAAAgttgaaatggaaagttttagaaCTATCACTTATTGATTCCTTTAGCTAAACTAATATATTGGTTCTTAAACTAATGTACTACTCCCTGTTGCTAAATAAACCTAACTATATAAGTTCTCAGGTAGCCACTGCTAGCTTGGAGATCAGCACTGTCTGTGTAAAGACCATCATAGGGTACCTTACCTTGCCAGTCTTCTGATATCATCCCTTTGGCCTcagaatttctgctttccttcatttGCCTGGTCATCTGTCTGTGAAGTGAGAAGACAGAATGTGGTCATTTTGATTTAGAATCCAGCTTGTTGCTTCATTTCATACAGAGAAGGCTTGAAAAGGTTCAGCCCCTTGCTGAATTGTGCTCTAGACAGCCAGTGACCATGGCAAAAAAGATAGGGGACTGAAAGTATGCAAATACTGCCAAGCGTCCTGGTTTTAACCTCTATTTCAATGAATTTGCTTGGGGAACTTTTGTCTCCTCCTTGTGTTCTGTAGCTGTGAAATTTTTTCCTTAACTTCCAAGGTATTTCTGGAGGTAGTGAATTTAAGCTGAAGATGATATCATAGTTGAGAAAAAAGATCTCTGAACTCGCTTACGTGGATGTTTGCATAGATattcacagaaatcacagaatggcccgagttggaagggacctccaggatcatgaatctccaaccccccacaacaggcagggccaccaacttccccatttaataccagaccaggctgctcagagccccatccaacctggccttgaacacctccagggatggggcatccacaacctctctgggctaCTGTCATAAACCATACAACCTGCCTGTATGTATTTGCAGTGTGACAGATGTAGGAAGTAGGCTGGTTCCTTGCAATAGACTAAAGAGAAATTCAGCGGTacattctttcagtttaaattgtCCTGGTCTGGGTTGTTCTAAGTGCAAGTGTCCAGTGTTTGTACCTACCTTGAGCATGGTTTGTGCTAATTCCTCTCTAAAACAGAAGCATATTCAGTAACAGCAAAAGTACAGACCTCTGGCCAATGAGAAGGCTGACTCTCCTCTGAAGCTATAATGGGTATAATCAATTACCCACTGATCATAGAAGAAGCCTTTGGCCAGCAGAAGCTTAGTGTGTCCTCAGATCATGGTTTTCTGTTGCtatctttttcactttcaacaaggaaaataaagaggTGCCACATTTTTAAAGTGTCCCCAAAATGTTGACCAAGTGTCACCAGTACAGTCAGGTGGGTGCTGTCAAGGGCTGGGATCTGGCAATTGAAGAATCTGGTTACTTATGCTCCCTGGCTAACAGTGAATGTGATGGGAGCCCTCCTGGTAGCGGGGAGCTCTCAGTCACTGCTGAGTCTGCTCATCATCTCTCTTCCCTCTCCATTccccactgccctgtgctgtgtgacCAGAGCCGATCATTGGTGCACGGTGCTTCCCCAATGGAACTGCAGACTTGACTTGCGACGTGGACAGCAATGAGAGCATGACATTTGAGTGGCTGCTGAACAATTCTCGGCTGAATGCCCATGAGGCTTGTATTAAGGATGGTGGGAAGAGAGTTCGCCTGGAGAAAACTGTGCCTGGGGAATTTGTATGTAAGGTTAAACACGATCATGGCTTCCTGAGGACCAGGCCCAttgtgctctcctgcagctATGGTGAGTAATGCCAGTGccagaaaatgtcttttttggTCTCTTGCAATGGGAATCAAAAGTGTTGTTGCCATTGGTATGAAAACGAAGTCTCCTGTCCTTGGGCAGCTGCCTTCCAGCCTTACCACATCCTCCCAAAGAAAGCATCCCCTTGACTTCCTTCTCCTACTCTGTCTCAGACTGAACCTACAGTTACAGACAGGAGGAAAGCTAGTTCAGCAGGTCCTCCGACCTAAATCTGCTGCAAGGAAGGGTCTCTGTatctctgtctttctgcttACAATTACAGGGCTCTTACATTCTCAGCCATGTCAGTTTTAAAACATGAGCTGCTTCCTGCTCTGACATTCACCCATAACCCTGACTGCCTTCCAGATTCTCCAGCATCCCTTGAAAAGAACGTCTGCTAATTTGGCTCTGTTGCTGCTGAGTTGTTTTGCCTcatcttttttctgcttgtctAGAACAGCTACACAAAGATTGATCAGATTGTACAAACACCTCCATCAGCCCCTTGTTATCAGAGGTGCAGTGATGGTGTAagtcacttaaaaataaaattaaaaaagtaaatatttcttttcctctctgtatcTCCTACTTGGGTATGTTTCTCTGTGAGGATACTGTGCCTTCACCCATCTGCAAGCTCTTCATAAATGCCCAGTGATCAGATTGAACGAGACTATAGTTAAATGAGACAGTAAGTCTGGATCCTAGGACTACTAGAACCTCATGATGCAAAACACTGGTCAGTGTTGTAAACTGActgttaataaaaacaaagccaaccTGATTAGATATCACTGATGGAGATGCAAGTGAATGGCTTTTGCAGTGAAGGTGCTCAGAACGTTTTTGATTAATTTAGCCGTAAGTAATTTAACCAAGCTTGGTTGGTAGAGAAATTGTATCGTGCAGCAGTACCTGGTGTTTTAGAAAACCATCTGAAAAGCTGTAACTGCAGCAGAATTGAAAAGTAGAGGTTGAAAAGTACTGCCTTTTCTTATATAGCTGGCGTGGAGTTGGTATAAAAATACTGACTTTAGCCCTGCACCATGTGTTCTGGtgctctgcagaactgctgtggGCTTTTTGTGCCTGATCACGTTGGTGGCACAGGCCTGCCTGTACAAATATGGCATTAGCGACTGTGCAGCAGCCGTCCTAACTTTGTCTAGCTGAAATGACCTAAGGTTGTTCAGCACAGACAAATACAAGTTAACTAAGACgctgaggaaagagaaggcaaaCAGCCACGAGCTCCGAACTGAGCCTTGTGATGAACCACACGAGTGCTGACACCTACTGTTGTTTGTTCTGGGCGGCTGCCCAGTCCCCTGGGTCGGAtatctcttcctcttttcctcttcaaaagcCCATGGGGGAATCTGGTGATAGCTCTGTTGGGACAAACGTGTTGGGAAGGGTATGAGAGGAAGGAAGTAGCAGCAATTCtacctttttttatttctttttccccaccaaATGCAGCCATATTGATAAGAAATGATCTAGAGCTATTCTATTTActagaaaaatgaagataaatgaaTTCAATTTTGAgagctgctctggaagtaatgccttTATTTTACTACGTCGGCCTCCAACATCAGAAGCAGACGTTGCTAgagcagtagaggttgaaccttcccaccagcaccccattacatgttgttgccctgtgacagatggcaaagttgtgtcactgaattcttccatgtgaaAAAAGGGACACTCCTTGATCTTCAGCACTTGGTGAATGTTtctggaaaccaaacagtggatgtgagcacagtgaagcagtggatggtgcttttcagcagtggcaacagcaacagtgggtcacctttgCTGGTGCAGATATTTATGAGTGTGgtgtgcaggctcttgttcactggtaaaaatgcacagctaatggtggtgactatactgaaaaacagtgttttgtagctctATCAAATGATGTTGTTATACTCTGCATTTGTTACAGtttgtatggaaataaataggaggcattattttcggAGCAACCTACATAAATGAATTAAGGACTAACTCATTTTGTGGATTATTATTTACTCCAGGCAAAAGGCTAAAGACAGTTTACTCACTTTAGATACAGGATCTCTGTAAAAGCACTcatttgggcagcctgttggcTGATGAAATTCATTCTGAGTTCTTGTTAGTAAAAAACAATTTGGCAGAA encodes:
- the LOC125686336 gene encoding uncharacterized protein LOC125686336 isoform X1, coding for MDFNSPFILQCLLVITTVTADPATTIGVFSGSSAKFPVGVESFRNVQKMTWNNNNCSTTVKNDALLAKCLPSFERWLKLENGSLVLRSVEKEDEGTYEFFFNDTKALFTLKVFEPIIGARCFPNGTADLTCDVDSNESMTFEWLLNNSRLNAHEACIKDGGKRVRLEKTVPGEFVCKVKHDHGFLRTRPIVLSCSYGDLLQYPWFIYILAGCAGAAAILVAVVSSLICCCMRRKHKFLPVPSEEEKDDGITMSVVSSEGVKSPPSGDHVEAQAAQIDCPPMPDAARIDSGTEPQPMVEENFPVAAEPGEMPDQEMIADVESQENASNCFPDPIDN
- the LOC125686336 gene encoding uncharacterized protein LOC125686336 isoform X2; protein product: MDFNSPFILQCLLVITTVTADPATTIGVFSGSSAKFPVGVESFRNVQKMTWNNNNCSTTVKNDALLAKCLPSFERWLKLENGSLVLRSVEKEDEGTYEFFFNDTKALFTLKVFEPIIGARCFPNGTADLTCDVDSNESMTFEWLLNNSRLNAHEACIKDGGKRVRLEKTVPGEFVCKVKHDHGFLRTRPIVLSCSYGDLLQYPWFIYILAGCAGAAAILVAVVSSLICCCMRRKHKFLPVPSDAARIDSGTEPQPMVEENFPVAAEPGEMPDQEMIADVESQENASNCFPDPIDN
- the LOC125686336 gene encoding uncharacterized protein LOC125686336 isoform X3, which encodes MTWNNNNCSTTVKNDALLAKCLPSFERWLKLENGSLVLRSVEKEDEGTYEFFFNDTKALFTLKVFEPIIGARCFPNGTADLTCDVDSNESMTFEWLLNNSRLNAHEACIKDGGKRVRLEKTVPGEFVCKVKHDHGFLRTRPIVLSCSYGDLLQYPWFIYILAGCAGAAAILVAVVSSLICCCMRRKHKFLPVPSEEEKDDGITMSVVSSEGVKSPPSGDHVEAQAAQIDCPPMPDAARIDSGTEPQPMVEENFPVAAEPGEMPDQEMIADVESQENASNCFPDPIDN